A genome region from Oryzias latipes chromosome 2, ASM223467v1 includes the following:
- the LOC101158508 gene encoding keratin, type I cytoskeletal 20 has product MQNGAEPSQFSLENLRNLIEGSTQRGFDVPDSGGRPFDDNAGKRQTLNGLNHRLEDYLRKVIHLKDKNQILQTQIDAIEAERRESRGLDWNQTQETLEDQERQIKEISEEKVKLILNIKTTKLEKEDFKRKLEAETTARRTVEKELEELVTVPVLRQQQDNLRREIEILNKTLQQQKTEHQAKVKDLCEKIRESKVTVEIKSQNSNLTNIVKEIRQKYDAIAKRNMEEMDEWYQKELKSIQEQENHHRSELESGNSEYTHLLKEKKMLEIHTDTLITKIKYLEETLKESRQQVAGNRGELKKKLEELISQIDEQQKKNQDLLELTGSLQVQIRKYKDLVGYKHQSA; this is encoded by the exons ATGCAGAACGGTGCCGAACCATCCCAGTTTAGCCTGGAGAATCTGCGCAACTTGATTGAGGGTTCCACTCAGCGCGGGTTCGACGTCCCAGACTCTGGAGGTCGTCCTTTTGATGACAACGCAGGTAAACGGCAGACCCTTAATGGGCTGAACCATCGACTGGAAGACTACCTGAGGAAAGTGATTCAcctgaaagacaaaaaccaGATCCTGCAGACACAGATCGATGCCATCGAGGCTGAGAGGAGGGAGTCTCGTGGACTGGACTGGAATCAAACCCAGGAAACCCTGGAGGATCAGGAGCGGCAg ATTAAGGAGATCTCAGAGGAGAAAGTAAAGTTAATCCTGAACATTAAAACTACCAAACTGGAAAAGGAGGACTTCAAGAGGAA GCTGGAGGCGGAAACGACGGCCAGAAGGACGGTGGAGAAAGAGCTGGAGGAACTGGTGACAGTCCCTGTACTGCGACAGCAACAAGACAACTTAAGGAGGGAAATTGAAATACTGAACAAGACGCTccaacaacagaaaacagagcACCAGGCT AAAGTCAAGGATCTGTGTGAGAAGATCAGGGAGTCAAAGGTGACGGTGGAGATCAAGTCTCAGAACTCCAACCTGACTAACATTGTCAAGGAGATCCGGCAAAAATATGATGCAATAGCAAAGAGGAACATGGAGGAGATGGATGAGTGGTACCAGAAGGAG cTGAAGAGCATCCAAGAGCAGGAGAATCATCACCGGagcgagctggaatctggaaatTCTGAGTATACCCACCTgctgaaggaaaagaaaatgctggAAATCCACACTGACACTCTGATTACCAAG ATTAAATATCTTGAAGAGACTCTGAAGGAGAGCAGACAGCAAGTGGCTGGCAACAGAGGTGAGCTAAAAAAGAAGCTGGAGGAGCTGATTTCCCAGATTGAtgagcagcagaagaagaaccAAGACCTGCTGGAACTCACTGGCAGCCTGCAGGTGCAAATCCGGAAATACAAAGACCTGGTTGGCTACAAGCATCAATCAGCCTGA